A region from the Medicago truncatula cultivar Jemalong A17 chromosome 6, MtrunA17r5.0-ANR, whole genome shotgun sequence genome encodes:
- the LOC25495545 gene encoding probable endo-1,3(4)-beta-glucanase ARB_01444 yields MLKKLRHKLTTKLSIRTLNRKPKPSKPYKTYETSPQPQQQPQLTLPVQPPSPTMHHFTKKTKPFLFPQTHSTVLPDPTNFFSPNLLSTPLPTNSFFQNFVLKNGDQPEYIHPYLIKSSNSSLSLSYPSRFFNSSFIYQVFNPDLTISSQKIEPLSHSNHKISSYNDLSVTLDIPSSNLRFFLVRGSPFLTFSVTQPTPLSITTIHAILSFSSNDSLTKHTFQFNNGQTWILYASSAIRLSHGVSEIVSEAFYGVVRIALLPDSDFKHEDVLDRFSSCYPLCGDAVFTKPFCVEYKWEKKGWGDLLLLAHPLHVQLLYDSDCDNVTVLNDFKYRSIDGDLVGVVGDSWLLKTDPVSVTWHSTKGVKEESHDEIVSVLLKDVEGLNSSAIATNSSYFYGKLIARAARLALIAEEVCFLDVIPKIRKFLKETIEPWLDGTFNGNGFLYDGKWGGIVTKQGSNDTGADFGFGVYNDHHYHLGYFLYGIAVLAKIDPIWGRKYKPQAYSLMADFMNLSRNPNSNYTRLRCFDLFKLHSWAGGLTEFGDGRNQESTSEAVNAYYSAALMGLAYGDTHLVAVGSTLTSLEIHAAQMWWHVKGGDNVYDEVFAKENKVVGVLWANKRDSGLWFAPPEWKECRLGIQLLPLLPISEFLFSNVDFVKELVEWTLPALNREGVGEGWKGFVYALEGVYDNESGLKKIRSLNGFDDGNSLTNLLWWIHSRGNEDEEFGHGKHCWFGNYCH; encoded by the coding sequence ATGTTGAAAAAACTAAGACACAAATTAACCACAAAACTTAGCATTAGAACATTGAACAGAAAACCAAAACCCTCCAAACCCTATAAAACCTATGAAACATCACcacaaccacaacaacaaccTCAGTTAACACTGCCAGTGCAACCACCATCTCCAACAATGCATCATTTCACCAAAAAAACCAAACCTTTCCTATTCCCACAGACTCATTCCACGGTCCTCCCTGACCCCACAAACTTCTTCTCTCCAAATCTGCTATCCACACCCCTCCCCACAAACTCTTTCTTCCAAAACTTTGTTCTCAAAAATGGTGACCAACCTGAATACATTCATCCATATCTCATCAAATCTTCAAACTCATCACTTTCTCTTTCTTACCCATCTCGTTTCTTCAACTCTTCTTTCATATACCAAGTTTTCAACCCTGATCTCACCATATCCAGTCAAAAAATCGAACCTTTATCTCATTCCAATCACAAAATCTCTTCTTACAATGATCTCAGTGTTACATTGGATATACCTTCATCAAATCTGCGGTTTTTTCTTGTTAGAGGAAGTCCCTTTTTGACATTCTCTGTAACACAACCAACACCTCTTTCAATCACAACAATCCATGCAATTCTTAGTTTTAGTTCTAATGATTCTCTTACAAAGCATACTTTTCAGTTTAACAATGGTCAAACATGGATTTTGTATGCTTCTTCTGCTATAAGATTGAGTCATGGTGTTTCTGAGATTGTTTCTGAGGCTTTTTATGGTGTGGTTAGGATTGCTTTGTTGCCTGATTCTGATTTCAAGCATGAAGATGTTCTTGACAGGTTTAGTTCTTGTTACCCTTTATGTGGTGATGCTGTTTTTACAAAACCATTTTGTGTTGAGTATAAATGGGAGAAGAAAGGTTGGGGGGATTTATTATTGTTAGCACATCCTCTTCATGTTCAGCTTTTGTATGATAGTGATTGTGATAATGTTACTGTTTTGAATGATTTTAAGTATAGAAGTATTGATGGTGATCTTGTTGGTGTTGTTGGTGATTCATGGTTGTTGAAAACCGATCCGGTTTCTGTAACTTGGCATTCTACTAAGGGTGTTAAAGAAGAATCTCATGATGAGATTGTTTCCGTTCTTTTGAAAGATGTTGAAGGTTTGAATTCGTCTGCAATAGCGACGAATTCGTCTTACTTTTATGGCAAGTTGATTGCTAGGGCTGCTAGGTTGGCTTTGATTGCTGAAGAGGTTTGTTTCCTTGATGTGATTCCGAAAATTAGGAAGTTTTTGAAGGAAACTATTGAGCCTTGGCTTGatggaacttttaatggaaatgGATTTCTCTATGATGGAAAATGGGGAGGAATTGTTACCAAACAAGGGTCTAATGATACTGGTGCTGATTTTGGATTCGGAGTTTATAATgatcatcattatcatttaGGATACTTTCTCTATGGAATTGCTGTGCTTGCAAAGATTGATCCAATTTGGGGTAGGAAGTATAAGCCTCAAGCTTATTCACTCATGGCTGATTTTATGAACTTGAGCAGAAATCCGAACTCGAATTACACCCGTCTAAGGTGTTTCGATCTTTTTAAATTGCATTCGTGGGCCGGAGGGTTAACTGAGTTCGGAGATGGAAGAAATCAAGAGAGTACTAGTGAAGCTGTGAATGCATACTATTCAGCAGCTTTGATGGGTTTGGCATATGGCGACACTCATCTCGTTGCAGTTGGATCGACACTTACATCATTGGAAATTCATGCAGCTCAAATGTGGTGGCATGTAAAAGGTGGAGATAATGTTTACGACGAGGTTTTTGCGAAAGAGAATAAGGTGGTTGGTGTTCTTTGGGCTAACAAGAGAGACAGTGGATTATGGTTTGCTCCTCCTGAATGGAAAGAATGTAGGCTTGGGATTCAGCTCTTACCATTGCTTCCAATTTCTGAATTCTTATTTtcaaatgttgattttgtgaaggAACTTGTGGAGTGGACATTGCCTGCTttgaatagggaaggtgttggAGAAGGATGGAAAGGGTTTGTCTATGCCTTGGAAGGAGTTTATGATAATGAAAGTGGATTGAAGAAGATAAGAAGCTTGAATGGTTTTGATGATGGAAACTCATTGACTAATCTCTTATGGTGGATTCATAGTAGAGGTAATGAAGATGAGGAGTTTGGTCATGGAAAACACTGCTGGTTTGGTAATTACTGTCATTAG
- the LOC25495543 gene encoding probable endo-1,3(4)-beta-glucanase ARB_01444, with protein MLKKISKTLKGKQRQRPRPTLLPAPSPPRPPPPPPPPPPPPPPPPPPPKQPPPTPPPPPPPPPPPPKQPTNTPFLFPQVHSTILPDPSNFFSPNLLSSPLPTNSFFQNFVLQNGDTPEYIHPYLIKSSNFSLSLCYPTCTSNASFIAQVFDPDITISTSMKTNQDSHEKHVISSFSDLGVTLDIPLSNLRFFLVRGSPFVTVSVTNRTPLSITTIHSILSFSSNNSLTKHNLQLNNGQTWLIYTSSPVSFSNSLSEITSEGYSGIIRMAVLPDSDPKYEVILNRFSSCYPTSGDAAFTNPFSVEYKWEKKGWGELLMLAHPVHLQLLSASDCDVTVLHDLKYQSIDGELVGVVGDSWLLKTHPVSVTWHSTKGINEEFHDEICSALSGDVDALSSLGITTTTSCYFYGKLIARAARLGLIAEEVNDLDSIPAIKKFLKETIEPWLNGTFNENGFLYDGKWGGIITKQGSQDSGADFGFGIYNDHHYHLGYFLYGIAVLAKIDPAWGRKYKPQAYSLMADFLNLGRKSNSNYTRLRCFDLYKFHSWAGGLIEFADGRNQESTSEAVNAYYAAALMGMAYGDTQLIATGSTLAALEIHAAQMWWHIKGGDKLYAEEFSKENKVVSVVWSNKRDSGLWFAPAQWRECRLGIQVLPLLPITEALFSDVGYVKELVEWTLPNLNRKGVGEGWKGFIYAMEGTYDKQSALQKVRGLKGFDDGNSMSNLLWWIHSRGDGEEEFDHGKHCWFGHYCH; from the coding sequence ATGCTGAAAAAAATCAGTAAAACTTTGAAAGGTAAACAAAGACAAAGACCAAGACCTACCCTTCTACCTGCACCTTCTCCTCCTCgtcctccaccaccacctcctccaccaccaccaccaccaccacctcctcctcctccaccaaAACAACCACCCCCaacaccacctcctcctccaccaccaccacctcctcctccaaAGCAACCGACAAATACTCCTTTTCTCTTCCCTCAAGTCCACTCCACTATTCTCCCAGACCCTTCAAACTTCTTCTCTCCGAATCTTCTCTCATCGCCACTCCCAACAAACTCTTTCTTCCAAAATTTTGTTCTACAAAATGGTGACACACCTGAGTACATTCACCCTTACCTCATCAAATCCTCAAACTTCTCCCTCTCCCTCTGCTACCCTACTTGCACCTCCAACGCTTCTTTCATAGCTCAAGTCTTCGACCCTGATATCACTATTTCTACCTCCATGAAAACAAACCAAGACTCACATGAAAAACATGTGATCTCTTCCTTCAGTGATCTCGGTGTCACTTTGGACATTCCCTTGTCTAACCTGCGGTTCTTCCTCGTAAGAGGAAGCCCTTTTGTGACAGTGTCAGTAACCAACCGTACGCCACTTTccatcaccaccatacattccATCCTTTCATTCTCATCCAATAATTCCCTCACCAAGCACAATTTGCAGCTCAACAATGGCCAAACATGGCTCATTTACACATCGTCCCCGGTAAGTTTCAGTAATAGCCTTTCTGAGATTACCTCTGAAGGCTATTCTGGCATAATAAGGATGGCAGTATTACCTGATTCTGATCCCAAGTACGAGGTAATCCTTAACCGGTTCAGTTCTTGTTACCCTACTTCTGGTGATGCAGCATTCACAAATCCATTCAGCGTCGAATATAAATGGGAGAAGAAAGGGTGGGGAGAGTTGTTGATGCTTGCTCATCCAGTTCATCTTCAACTTTTGTCTGCAAGTGACTGTGATGTAACTGTGCTTCATGATTTGAAGTATCAAAGCATTGACGGCGAGCTTGTTGGTGTTGTTGGAGACTCATGGTTATTGAAAACTCATCCTGTTTCTGTTACATGGCATTCCACCAAAGGTATCAATGAAGAATTTCATGATGAAATTTGTTCAGCACTTTCTGGCGATGTGGATGCTCTAAGTTCCTTAGGAATAACGACAACAACATCTTGctatttttatggaaaattgaTAGCAAGGGCAGCAAGGTTGGGATTGATAGCTGAAGAAGTGAATGATCTCGATTCCATACCAGCGATCAAAAAGTTCTTGAAGGAAACGATCGAGCCATGGTTGAATGGAACTTTTAACGAAAATGGTTTTCTTTATGATGGAAAATGGGGAGGAATCATTACCAAACAAGGCTCTCAAGATTCAGGGGCAGATTTTGGGTTCGGTATTTATAATgatcatcattatcatttaGGATACTTTCTCTATGGAATTGCAGTGCTTGCAAAGATTGATCCAGCTTGGGGAAGAAAGTATAAACCTCAAGCTTATTCACTCATGGCAGATTTCCTGAACTTAGGAagaaaatcaaactcaaattatACACGTTTAAGGTGTTTCGATCTTTATAAATTTCATTCTTGGGCTGGAGGACTAATCGAATTTGCAGATGGAAGAAATCAAGAGAGTACTAGTGAAGCTGTGAATGCATACTATGCTGCAGCATTGATGGGAATGGCGTACGGCGACACACAACTTATTGCGACCGGATCAACACTAGCAGCACTTGAAATTCATGCAGCTCAAATGTGGTGGCATATAAAAGGCGGAGATAAACTTTATGCTGAAGAATTTTCCAAAGAGAACAAAGTAGTGAGTGTTGTTTGGTCTAATAAGAGAGATAGTGGACTATGGTTTGCGCCTGCTCAATGGAGAGAGTGTAGGCTAGGTATTCAAGTTTTACCTTTGTTGCCTATCACCGAGGCATTGTTTTCGGATGTTGGTTATGTAAAGGAGCTTGTGGAATGGACATTACCTAATTTGAATAGGAAAGGTGTTGGTGAAGGGTGGAAAGGTTTTATATATGCTATGGAAGGTACTTATGATAAACAAAGTGCTTTGCAAAAGGTAAGAGGATTGAAGGGTTTTGATGATGGGAACTCGATGAGTAATCTTTTGTGGTGGATTCACAGTAGAGGTGATGGTGAGGAGGAGTTTGATCATGGAAAACACTGCTGGTTTGGTCATTACTGCCATTAA
- the LOC25495542 gene encoding uncharacterized protein, which yields MGSEKEDPQKLKRLAADSYDYDSDSRWPDYWNNVLIPPHMSSRQDVVSHFKRKFYQRYLDNDLVVEPMSLSSSSQPPRPPATSSSSSPPPRSNDQARARSTGSTNRTSGTSATSVGPNPAPLRWDRQTILFSVNAWVLVVAFLAAVPIIPKHLSHRAYRLSFMGTTCSSLYSLYSQYGKPRAWNMQALQVYFQSIIATKDFIYFVYCLTFVTSHLCLKFALIPILCWSFEHVAKFLRRNFSRSTLYRKYLEEPCVWVESNNTTLNILTSHAEIGLGFLLVLSLFSWQRNIIQTFMYWQLLKLMYHVPVTAAYHQSVWAKIGRSINPLIHRHAPFLKTPLSAVQRWWLR from the exons ATGGGTTCAGAGAAAGAAGATCCACAGAAACTGAAGCGATTAGCGGCGGATTCATACGACTATGATTCCGATTCACGATGGCCTGATTATTGGAACAACGTTCTCATCCCTCCTCACATGTCTTCTCGTCAAGATGTTGTTTCTCACTTCAAACGCAAATTCTATCAACGCTATCTT GATAATGATCTTGTGGTAGAGCCAATGTCTCTTAGCAGTTCATCTCAGCCACCACGGCCTCCAGCTACCTCATCATCATCGTCACCACCACCCCGTTCAAATGATCAAGCTCGTGCAAGAAGCACTG GATCAACTAATAGAACTTCTGGGACATCTGCAACCTCAGTGGGTCCTAATCCAGCTCCTTTGCGTTGGGATAGACAGACAATCCTATTTTCTGTTAATGCTTGG GTGCTTGTTGTGGCATTCCTTGCAGCTGTTCCAATAATACCTAAGCATCTTTCTCACAGGGCTTATCGTCTTTCTTTTATGGGTACTACATGTTCTTCTCTATACTCATTGTACTCACAATATGGG AAACCAAGAGCGTGGAATATGCAGGCCTTGCAAGTTTACTTTCAGTCAATAATTGCTACAAAGGATTTTATATACTTTGTGTACTGCTTAACATTTGTTACATCACATCTTTGCCTTAAAT TTGCTTTGATCCCTATCTTATGTTGGTCATTTGAACATGTTGCCAAGTTCCTTAGACGTAACTTCAGTCGCTCTACTTTGTACAG GAAGTACTTGGAAGAGCCCTGTGTTTGGGTAGAGTCAAACAATACTACTCTTAATATACTGACATCACATGCTGAGATTGGACTTGGATTTCTGCTCGTCCTCTCGCTGTTCTC GTGGCAACGCAACATAATACAAACGTTCATGTACTGGCAG CTTTTGAAGCTCATGTATCATGTTCCTGTTACTGCTGCATACCATCAGAGTGTCTGGGCTAAAATTGGGAGGTCGATTAATCCGCTCATCCACCGCCATGCACCATTCTTGAAGACCCCTCTATCTGCAGTTCAAAGATGGTGGCTAAGATAG
- the LOC25495546 gene encoding probable endo-1,3(4)-beta-glucanase ARB_01444: protein MPNNKENSSFLFPQIQSTVLPDPSKFFSPNLLSTPLPTNSFFQNIVLKNGDQPEYIHPYLIKSSNSSLSVSYPFHHFNSAFIYQVFNADLTITSIEQKTNQTSNEKHIVSSYSDLSVTLDMPSTNMSFFLVRGSPFLTVSVTKPTPLSISTIHAILSFSSNENLTKFTFHLNNDQTWILYASSPIKLSHELSEITSEAFSGMIRIALLPDSNSKNEDVLDKYSSCYPLSGEAMLKEPFSVEYKFEKKGSGDLLMLAHPLHLQLMSKSDSNATFLRDFKYKSIDGELVGVVGDSWLLKTDPVSITWHSSKGVKEESHDEIVSALSKDVESLKSSPITTASSYFYGKLIARAARLALIAEEVNYLDAIPIVKKYLKESTEPWLDGTFNGNGFLYDKKWGGIITKQGSTDTGADFGFGIYNDHHYHLGYFLYGIAVLAKIDPVWGKKYKPQAYALMEDFMTLSKNSNSNYTPLRCFDLYKLHSWAGGLTEFADGRNQESTSEAVNAYYSAALIGMAYNDAELTANASTLTSLEILAAKMWWHVKEGENLYEEDFTKENRMMGVLWSNKRDSGLWFAPAAWKECRLGIQLLPLIPISEVLFSDVDYVKELVEWTLLALNREGVEEGWKGFVYALQGIYDNESGLKNIKSLNRFDDGNSLTNLLWWIHSRSDKV from the coding sequence ATGCCTAACAACAAAGAGAATAGTTCCTTTCTATTCCCACAGATACAATCCACTGTTCTCCCTGACCCCTCCAAATTCTTCTCACCAAATTTGCTATCCACACCCCTCCCTACAAACTCTTTCTTCCAAAACATTGTCCTAAAAAATGGTGACCAACCTGAATACATTCATCCTTacctcatcaaatcatcaaactcatcaCTTTCTGTTTCTTACCCTTTTCACCACTTCAATTCAGCTTTCATATACCAAGTTTTCAATGCTGATCTCACCATAACTTCTATAGAACAGAAAACCAATCAAACTTCCAATGAAAAACACATAGTCTCTTCCTATAGTGATCTCAGTGTCACCTTGGACATGCCTTCTACAAATATGAGTTTCTTCCTTGTTAGAGGAAGTCCCTTTCTGACTGTTTCTGTAACAAAACCAACACCTCTTTCCATTTCCACCATTCATGCCATTCTTTCCTTCTCTTCAAATGAAAACCTTACCAAATTCACCTTTCATCTTAACAATGATCAAACATGGATCCTATACGCTTCCTCGCCGATCAAGCTAAGTCATGAACTTTCTGAGATCACTTCTGAGGCCTTTTCCGGCATGATTCGGATAGCTTTGTTGCCGGATTCCAATTCAAAAAACGAAGATGTCCTTGATAAGTACAGTTCTTGTTACCCTTTGTCAGGTGAAGCTATGCTCAAAGAACCGTTTAGTGTTGAGTATAAGTTTGAGAAGAAAGGTTCAGGTGATTTACTGATGTTAGCACACCCTCTTCATCTCCAGCTTATGTCTAAAAGTGATTCCAATGCTACCTTTTTGAGGGATTTTAAGTATAAAAGCATTGATGGTGAACTTGTTGGAGTTGTTGGTGATTCATGGCTTTTGAAAACAGATCCTGTTTCTATTACTTGGCATTCAAGCAAAGGTGTAAAAGAAGAATCACATGACGAAATTGTTTCAGCTCTTTCAAAAGATGTTGAGAGTCTAAAGTCATCACCGATAACAACAGCATCATCTTACTTTTATGGAAAATTGATAGCAAGGGCTGCGAGGTTAGCATTGATAGCCGAAGAGGTGAATTACCTTGATGCAATTCCAATTGTGAAGAAATATTTGAAGGAATCCACCGAGCCTTGGCTCGATGGAACATTTAATGGAAATGGATTTCtctatgataaaaaatgggGAGGTATTATAACCAAACAAGGTTCTACTGATACCGGTGCTGATTTCGGGTTCGGAATTTATAATgatcatcattatcatttaGGTTACTTTCTCTATGGAATTGCAGTGCTTGCTAAGATTGATCCAGTTTGGGGTAAGAAATATAAGCCTCAAGCCTATGCACTCATGGAAGATTTTATGACCTTGAGCAAAAACTCGAATTCAAATTATACTCCTTTAAGGTGTTTTGATCTTTACAAACTGCATTCTTGGGCCGGAGGGTTAACCGAGTTTGCGGATGGAAGAAACCAAGAGAGTACTAGTGAAGCCGTGAATGCATACTATTCTGCAGCGTTGATCGGTATGGCATATAACGATGCAGAACTCACAGCGAATGCATCGACACTTACATCATTGGAAATTCTTGCTGCTAAAATGTGGTGGCATGTAAAAGAAGGAGAGAATCTCTATGAGGAAGATTTTACAAAAGAGAATAGGATGATGGGAGTTCTATGGTCTAACAAGAGAGACAGTGGATTATGGTTTGCTCCGGCTGCATGGAAAGAATGTAGGCTTGGAATTCAGCTCCTACCATTGATTCCTATTTCTGAAGTTTTGTTTTCagatgttgattatgtgaaGGAACTTGTGGAGTGGACATTGCTTGCTTTAAATAGGGAAGGTGTTGAAGAAGGATGGAAAGGTTTTGTCTATGCATTGCAAGGAATTTATGATAATGAAAGTGGATTGAAGAATATAAAAAGTTTGAATAGATTTGATGATGGAAATTCATTGACTAATCTCTTATGGTGGATTCATAGCAGAAGTGATAaagtgtag
- the LOC25495544 gene encoding probable endo-1,3(4)-beta-glucanase ARB_01444, with product MSSPFPMIDPSSTVLPDPSKFFSSNLLSKPLPTNSFFQNFVLDNGDQPEYFHPYLIRSSNSSLSVSYPSLSISPSAISQVFTADLTITSSTKTSNEKHVVSSFSDLSVTLDIPSANLTFFLVRGSPFLTFSVTESTPLSITTIHSIHSFSSNDTLTKYTFKFDNDQTWILYSSLPIKLSHGLSEITSEAFSGVIRIALLTNSNSQNEEVLDMVSTCYPVSGDASFNEAFTMEYKWETKGSGSDLLMLAHPLHIQLLQSNSTDHNVMVFDDFKYQSIDGDLVGVVGDSWLLETDPVDVTWLSTNGVKKESRDEIVSSLLKDVEGLDSSKITTKDSYSYGKLIGRAARFALIAEEVSYLDVIPKVKKFLKETIEPWLDGTLNGNGFLQDDKWGGIVTEQGSMDSNADSGFGIYSDHPDHLGYFLYGIAVLTKIDTAWGEKYKSKAYSLMKDFMNLDSGPDSDDPRQRDYDYVQGHHYAPGLIQHKDGRNHKSTSQAANAYYSAALMGLAYNDADLFINGSTLLAFGIKAAQMWWHIKEGDKLYAEEFTKENRIMGFLWSNKRESGLWFAPPEYRECRLGIQLLPLVPISEVLFSDVEYVKQLVEWTLPALKRDGVEEGWKGFVYALQGIYDKETALKNIRNLKGFDDGNSLTNLLWWIYSRE from the coding sequence atgagCTCTCCTTTTCCAATGATAGATCCAAGTTCCACTGTCCTCCCTGACCCCTCCAAATTCTTCTCTTCAAATCTGCTATCCAAACCACTCCCTACAAACTCCTTCTTCCAAAACTTTGTTCTCGACAATGGTGACCAACCGGAATACTTTCATCCTTACCTCATCAGATCTTCCAACTCATCTCTTTCTGTCTCATATCCATCTCTTTCCATCAGCCCTTCTGCTATATCCCAAGTTTTCACTGCTGATCTTACCATCACTTCCTCTACAAAAACTTCCAATGAAAAACATGTAGTCTCTTCCTTTAGTGATCTCAGTGTCACCTTAGATATCCCTTCTgccaacctcaccttcttccTTGTAAGAGGAAGTCCTTTTTTAACTTTCTCTGTGACAGAATCAACACCTCTTTCTATCACTACTATTCATTCCATTCATTCCTTTTCTTCAAATGATACCTTAACTAAGTACACATTTAAGTTTGACAATGATCAAACATGGATTTTATACTCTTCCTTGCCAATCAAGTTAAGTCATGGCCTTTCTGAGATCACATCTGAGGCCTTTTCTGGTGTAATTCGAATTGCTTTGTTGACGAATTCCAATTCACAAAATGAAGAAGTTCTTGACATGGTTAGTACTTGTTACCCTGTGTCTGGTGATGCTTCATTCAATGAAGCATTTACTATGGAGTATAAGTGGGAGACGAAAGGTTCAGGAAGTGATTTGTTGATGTTAGCTCACCCTCTTCATATTCAGCTCCTTCAATCTAATAGTACTGACCATAACGTCATGGTTTTCGATGATTTTAAGTATCAAAGCATTGATGGAGACCTTGTTGGTGTTGTTGGTGATTCATGGCTTTTGGAAACTGATCCTGTTGATGTTACATGGCTTTCAACGAATGGTGTGAAGAAAGAATCTCGTGATGAAATCGTTTCATCACTTTTAAAAGATGTTGAGGGTCTAGATTCATCAAAAATAACCACAAAAGATTCTTACTCTTATGGTAAATTGATTGGAAGGGCGGCGAGGTTTGCATTGATAGCTGAAGAGGTTTCTTACTTAGATGTGATTCCAAAGGTTaagaagtttttaaaagaaaccaTTGAGCCTTGGTTAGATGGAACTTTAAATGGGAATGGATTTCTACAAGATGATAAATGGGGTGGCATTGTTACCGAACAAGGGTCTATGGATTCTAACGCTGACTCCGGTTTCGGAATTTATAGTGATCACCCTGATCACTTGGGATACTTTCTTTATGGAATTGCAGTTCTTACAAAGATTGACACTGCATGGGGTGAGAAATACAAGTCGAAGGCCTATTCACTTATGAAAGATTTTATGAACTTGGACTCAGGACCAGACTCCGATGACCCACGTCAAAGAGATTATGATTACGTTCAAGGCCACCATTATGCTCCAGGGTTAATTCAACATAAAGATGGAAGAAACCATAAGAGCACAAGCCAAGCTGCAAATGCATATTATTCAGCAGCACTGATGGGTTTGGCATATAACGACGCAGACCTTTTTATCAATGGATCGACACTATTAGCTTTTGGAATTAAAGCAGCTCAAATGTGGTGGCATATAAAAGAAGGAGATAAACTATATGCAGAAGAGTTTACAAAAGAGAACAGGATCATGGGATTTCTATGGTCTAACAAGAGAGAAAGTGGACTTTGGTTTGCTCCACCTGAATATAGAGAATGTAGACTTGGAATTCAGCTCTTACCATTGGTTCCTATTTCTGAAGTATTGTTCTCTGATGTTGAATATGTGAAGCAACTTGTTGAATGGACATTGCCTGCTTTGAAAAGAGATGGTGTTGAAGAAGGATGGAAAGGGTTTGTATATGCTTTACAAGGAATTTATGATAAGGAAACTGCATTGAAGaatataagaaatttaaaaggaTTTGATGATGGAAACTCATTGACTAATCTTTTGTGGTGGATTTATAGTAGAGAATGA